Proteins from a single region of Chloroflexota bacterium:
- a CDS encoding archease, which produces MSTRGRVPAASDTGFAFVEHTADIGVRAWGPTPAAAFAATAHGMYAITLGKEPAETTGPTIERTVTVSGETWPDLLVNWLAELLFQFSVEGVVAYEYEFSACAPPRCSATITGIAIESEDQVAGGEIKAVTYHKLKIDVQPECTTVQVIFDI; this is translated from the coding sequence ATGAGCACTAGAGGCCGCGTGCCGGCAGCGAGTGACACCGGTTTCGCATTCGTAGAGCATACGGCCGACATTGGTGTGAGGGCTTGGGGGCCCACTCCCGCCGCCGCTTTTGCCGCCACCGCCCATGGTATGTATGCCATTACACTTGGCAAGGAGCCGGCCGAAACGACGGGACCGACGATAGAGCGCACTGTTACCGTCAGTGGCGAAACGTGGCCTGACCTCCTCGTGAACTGGCTTGCGGAACTGCTCTTCCAATTCAGTGTGGAGGGAGTGGTGGCTTATGAGTACGAGTTCTCGGCGTGCGCACCGCCGCGATGTTCCGCCACAATCACTGGTATAGCCATCGAAAGTGAAGATCAGGTAGCGGGCGGGGAAATCAAGGCAGTGACGTACCATAAACTGAAGATCGACGTGCAGCCGGAGTGCACGACGGTGCAAGTAATCTTCGACATCTGA
- the rsgA gene encoding ribosome small subunit-dependent GTPase A, which translates to MSAFPRTRTQEGTVTRVSRGEYAVRTENGTFSCKLRGKLRKELIYSTSKSRAPRVQRVLPTQTRSPVSVGDRVRIRELSPNTAVIEEILRNDDETWGLLRQAPESKRAHVLAANIDQAVIVLAASQPAPDFLLLDRYLVIAEYHTLPACLVLNKFDRGISREVAEELSVYERIGYKILQTSAATGSGIASLREELRGKQSVFTGVSGVGKSSLINCLAASAALPTGAVGAKGEGRHITTRTETIALDDESHVLDTPGLRKLSSWSIEPEDLPHLFPEVRALMGQCRFRDCVHIDEPGCAVRSAQETGTMTPRRYKSYVLFHFEFTEQNLTPWEQA; encoded by the coding sequence ATGAGCGCCTTTCCTCGCACACGGACTCAGGAAGGCACGGTTACTAGGGTTTCGCGCGGAGAGTACGCAGTGAGAACAGAGAACGGCACGTTTAGTTGCAAGCTTAGGGGAAAACTGCGTAAAGAGCTCATCTATTCAACGAGCAAGAGCAGAGCGCCGCGCGTGCAACGAGTCTTGCCTACCCAGACGCGCTCACCTGTAAGCGTTGGTGACAGAGTGCGCATTCGGGAACTTAGCCCGAATACCGCCGTAATCGAAGAAATATTGCGGAATGATGACGAGACGTGGGGACTTCTGCGCCAGGCACCCGAGAGTAAACGCGCCCATGTCCTTGCGGCTAACATCGATCAGGCCGTTATCGTGCTCGCAGCTTCTCAGCCCGCTCCCGATTTCTTGCTCCTGGATCGTTACCTCGTAATTGCCGAGTACCACACCCTCCCGGCATGCTTAGTGCTCAACAAGTTCGACCGAGGCATCTCTCGCGAGGTAGCTGAAGAGTTATCCGTCTACGAGCGCATTGGCTACAAGATCCTCCAAACGAGTGCTGCCACCGGCAGCGGGATAGCGTCGCTGCGTGAGGAGTTGCGGGGTAAGCAGTCTGTCTTCACTGGAGTATCCGGAGTTGGCAAGTCATCCCTCATCAATTGCCTTGCTGCGAGCGCCGCGTTGCCCACGGGAGCAGTGGGCGCTAAGGGCGAGGGCCGTCACATCACGACCCGCACCGAGACGATTGCGCTCGACGATGAGTCGCACGTCCTGGATACGCCGGGGCTGCGCAAACTGTCGTCGTGGAGTATTGAACCTGAAGACCTGCCCCATCTTTTTCCTGAAGTACGCGCGTTGATGGGTCAATGTCGCTTTCGCGACTGCGTGCACATCGACGAGCCCGGCTGCGCTGTGCGCTCGGCACAAGAGACCGGCACGATGACGCCGCGCCGGTACAAGAGCTACGTATTGTTCCACTTTGAATTCACCGAGCAGAATCTGACTCCATGGGAGCAGGCGTGA
- the gmk gene encoding guanylate kinase (Essential for recycling GMP and indirectly, cGMP), giving the protein MDAIEQQRPEAVSSFAEDSGPHLFVLSGPSGAGKDSIIDGLADKGVAFYRVITAVTRAPRPGEVHGTHHYYLSSDEFSQWEAQGKFLETAVVYGHRYGTPLHEVITALDRGQDVVLRVDVQGAASVRRRMPESIHIFIGVPEQSLETLQERRDQRGVESPAERARRDAVLRHELASIPNFDYFVTNHTGKIDQAVNQVSAIITAEKCRISPRG; this is encoded by the coding sequence GTGGATGCGATAGAGCAGCAAAGACCGGAAGCAGTTTCTTCTTTCGCGGAAGACTCAGGACCGCATCTCTTCGTGCTTTCCGGCCCCTCCGGCGCGGGAAAAGATTCGATTATCGACGGCCTGGCAGACAAGGGAGTGGCCTTCTATCGCGTCATTACCGCTGTCACGCGGGCCCCCCGACCGGGCGAGGTGCACGGCACACACCACTATTATCTCTCGTCCGACGAGTTCTCGCAGTGGGAGGCCCAAGGGAAGTTCTTGGAAACCGCAGTAGTCTACGGACACCGCTACGGCACACCACTCCATGAGGTGATAACGGCGTTGGACCGCGGCCAGGACGTTGTCTTGCGGGTGGACGTGCAAGGGGCCGCATCCGTGCGCCGCCGCATGCCCGAGAGCATTCACATATTCATCGGCGTGCCGGAGCAATCCTTAGAGACCCTTCAAGAGCGCAGAGACCAAAGAGGTGTAGAGTCCCCCGCTGAACGAGCAAGGCGCGACGCTGTGCTGCGCCACGAACTTGCCTCGATTCCCAATTTCGATTATTTCGTGACTAACCACACCGGCAAGATTGACCAGGCCGTAAACCAAGTGAGCGCAATAATTACGGCGGAAAAGTGTCGAATCTCACCGCGCGGGTGA
- the tig gene encoding trigger factor, with protein sequence MMITVASEKLEKSRVKLTVDVPLEEVETAYKRAVRRVSDKVNIPGFRRGRAPQALVERHAGAESVFREALDRLVPEAYAEAINQTEIQPVGNPELELLQAEKDQPVSFAATVPVKPAVDTGDYRAIQITKEKRLVTDEDIEVVLQSLEQQFVQWDDVERPVERGDRVNLDLRISVEGRVVTNTPGSTMIIGENNMPEGFDEAAIGMVAEQERSFILLLPDDYAVEAVRGRSADFEIKMISTSQKRLLGLSDELAKATGDFESIDDLRADVRKRLEERAEQDAEQQAENTLVQELVTSATFEVPDVLIEEQAQRLEQREAFEAAQRGIPKEYYLQMINLSEEDWKQRIQDRAENMVRNFIALDAVASKEDIAVPAEEIEGEIEQSMANYRMQIAQQEQQQAGMIVTSKQPTKDEVQARLQQMQQHLNSNESRTNIAMNLRMRKTIDFLKDTVTIEEVTVEANTEEAPAEESPSEAPAASSSP encoded by the coding sequence ATGATGATCACGGTAGCGTCGGAAAAACTCGAAAAGAGCCGGGTGAAGCTTACGGTGGATGTGCCGCTCGAAGAGGTCGAGACGGCCTACAAGCGCGCCGTGCGTCGTGTTAGCGACAAAGTCAACATTCCCGGCTTCCGCCGCGGCCGCGCGCCCCAGGCCCTTGTCGAGCGTCATGCCGGCGCAGAATCGGTCTTTCGCGAAGCGCTCGATCGCCTCGTGCCGGAGGCATACGCTGAAGCAATCAACCAGACGGAAATCCAGCCCGTGGGCAACCCGGAACTTGAGCTGCTACAGGCCGAGAAGGATCAACCCGTGTCTTTCGCAGCCACGGTGCCGGTGAAGCCCGCAGTTGATACGGGTGACTACCGGGCTATCCAGATTACCAAGGAAAAACGGCTTGTCACCGATGAAGATATCGAAGTCGTGCTGCAGAGCCTTGAGCAGCAGTTCGTGCAATGGGACGACGTGGAACGACCGGTAGAAAGAGGCGACCGGGTCAACCTGGACTTGCGTATCAGCGTCGAAGGCCGTGTTGTCACCAACACGCCCGGCTCCACGATGATCATAGGCGAAAACAACATGCCGGAGGGATTCGATGAAGCCGCCATCGGCATGGTCGCCGAGCAAGAGCGCTCCTTCATCCTCTTGTTGCCGGATGACTACGCCGTGGAAGCTGTACGCGGCAGGTCGGCCGACTTCGAGATCAAGATGATAAGTACGAGCCAGAAACGTCTCCTGGGTCTCTCCGATGAATTGGCAAAGGCCACTGGGGATTTCGAATCCATCGACGATCTGCGTGCGGATGTGCGCAAGCGGCTGGAAGAACGCGCGGAGCAAGATGCCGAACAGCAGGCAGAGAACACGCTCGTCCAGGAACTCGTCACCAGTGCCACGTTTGAGGTGCCGGACGTCCTCATCGAAGAACAGGCGCAGCGCCTGGAGCAGCGGGAAGCCTTCGAAGCCGCACAGCGCGGCATACCTAAGGAATACTACCTCCAGATGATCAACCTCTCGGAGGAAGATTGGAAACAGCGAATTCAAGATCGGGCAGAGAATATGGTCCGAAATTTCATTGCGCTCGACGCCGTTGCAAGTAAGGAAGACATTGCGGTTCCCGCAGAGGAGATTGAAGGCGAAATCGAGCAGAGCATGGCGAATTATCGGATGCAGATCGCTCAGCAAGAGCAGCAGCAGGCAGGGATGATCGTAACGTCGAAACAGCCTACGAAGGATGAAGTGCAGGCGCGCTTACAGCAGATGCAGCAGCACTTGAATAGCAACGAATCTCGCACCAATATCGCGATGAACTTGCGCATGCGCAAGACAATCGACTTCTTGAAAGACACAGTTACCATCGAGGAAGTCACCGTAGAAGCCAACACGGAAGAGGCGCCCGCAGAAGAAAGCCCATCGGAGGCCCCGGCTGCATCGTCTTCCCCATAG
- a CDS encoding nitrile hydratase subunit alpha has protein sequence MAQDDKSDARRVIARAWQDAGFKSLLLRDPRAALEDLNIEVPDHLSLSVYDNSGSTHHMVICTPCSCYPSFIGAAPGYWKDPDYKTAITQNPAAWLEGMGTKLAQDENLKVVDTDVNSRAFVIPKQPEGKITEEATAQAVTATSLVGHTR, from the coding sequence ATGGCACAGGACGACAAAAGTGATGCACGTCGGGTAATAGCGCGCGCTTGGCAAGATGCGGGATTCAAGAGCTTATTGCTTCGCGATCCTCGTGCGGCGCTGGAGGACCTCAACATCGAAGTTCCAGACCACTTGTCCCTCTCGGTCTATGACAATTCCGGCTCCACCCACCACATGGTGATTTGCACGCCGTGCAGTTGCTACCCCTCCTTCATTGGGGCGGCTCCCGGCTACTGGAAGGACCCAGATTACAAGACCGCCATCACACAGAATCCCGCTGCTTGGCTTGAGGGAATGGGCACGAAACTTGCCCAGGACGAGAATCTAAAGGTCGTAGACACTGACGTGAACAGCCGCGCATTCGTCATACCTAAGCAGCCGGAGGGCAAGATAACCGAGGAGGCTACGGCGCAAGCAGTCACTGCTACCAGTCTCGTCGGTCACACACGCTAG
- a CDS encoding Gfo/Idh/MocA family oxidoreductase: protein MNLCIVGYGSIAEVHRRSFARIPGVRVAAVVGRLLEPTRAFAEKCEASLATVELEEALARDDIDAVVVTSPSAKHAAQAQAALEAGKHVLVEIPLALSLRESEMLTALAEQRGRTLMVAHTMRFWPTLTAVRQRIAEGELHVHSLYIHYGFLRRENVNWQGRRRSWTDNLLWHHGCHAVDTALWLLGESAQDVAGFMGPPHQELEIPLDLAVSLRTPRDQVVSCALSYNTMRSLLEILVIGEETTLMVRDSKLVDPHDQIIAAGGENEEGSAVYLQNIEFISALRQEREPIVSGEAVLPTMRALQAVQDMNPQNPHQQ from the coding sequence ATGAACTTGTGCATCGTTGGGTACGGCAGTATTGCCGAAGTACATCGCCGGTCGTTTGCGCGGATTCCCGGCGTGCGCGTCGCGGCCGTCGTCGGTAGGCTCTTAGAACCGACGCGGGCTTTTGCCGAAAAGTGCGAAGCTTCACTTGCTACGGTTGAGTTGGAAGAGGCTCTGGCAAGAGATGACATTGACGCGGTCGTGGTCACGTCGCCCAGCGCTAAGCACGCGGCGCAGGCGCAGGCCGCCCTTGAGGCTGGCAAACACGTGCTGGTGGAGATTCCCCTTGCGCTTTCACTTCGTGAATCAGAGATGCTCACCGCTCTGGCAGAGCAGCGCGGCCGCACCCTGATGGTGGCTCATACGATGCGCTTTTGGCCGACGTTGACTGCCGTGCGGCAACGCATCGCCGAAGGCGAGTTGCACGTACACAGCCTTTACATTCACTATGGGTTCCTACGTCGGGAGAACGTGAATTGGCAGGGGCGGCGGCGCTCGTGGACCGACAACTTGCTCTGGCACCATGGTTGCCATGCGGTGGATACGGCACTATGGCTGCTGGGAGAATCCGCCCAGGACGTTGCCGGCTTCATGGGCCCGCCGCACCAAGAGCTAGAAATCCCACTGGATCTGGCGGTGTCGCTCCGCACGCCGCGCGACCAAGTGGTGTCATGTGCGCTCTCCTACAACACGATGCGTTCTCTCCTTGAAATCTTGGTCATCGGTGAAGAGACGACGCTGATGGTGCGGGATAGCAAACTGGTAGATCCCCATGACCAGATAATAGCCGCGGGCGGCGAGAATGAGGAAGGCAGCGCGGTCTACCTGCAAAATATCGAGTTCATCAGCGCGCTTCGCCAAGAGCGGGAACCCATAGTCTCCGGTGAAGCTGTCCTGCCAACCATGCGCGCGCTGCAGGCGGTGCAGGATATGAATCCGCAGAATCCGCATCAGCAATAG
- a CDS encoding CehA/McbA family metallohydrolase, translating to MVHAKPLDLSAVRNAARHDDVSSWDGPVAQDLAKLPEGEQDFWGIPFALGSVDATESWICLSEEGVAVPVGRRGITHFVFAHFCDAEPGVSSRPGMSGMVFNPGEQLAAYTLRYADGGEQVQSVRRRFEINSTVAWGQMAFAARPQGGTEPADINGPYPRGSWGHWQTGLKMQRARSASNYWIYALPNPNPDRTVESLQLAATSGVYVVVAGITLYTGKHHPLRHNQLESFRIVLPAEVQDASPEDTAVTVDLGTLARKYAVPAFDPETWLDDEAPGLGEKASNEAEKTLIVDVTASPDATLDVAGHAVPMESLYNAGESKSGDGKVRVEVLTPERTWVHVRLEEAASGKTTAARVHFRSPDGRYFPPYGHRHEVNDNWFEDYAGDLKLGSTQYAYVDGTFQIELPVGDVYVEIFKGFEYQPLRSRLKIAPGQRELTLKLARPLNWREHGWVTADTHVHFISPQTAWLEGQAEGVNLINLLASQWGDLYTNVADITGEVSGVSRDDTVVYVGTENRQHLMGHISLLGVKGEPVYPMTTAGPGESYIGDPILSSMSEWADRARERDGLVVIPHFPNPYTEAVAEIVLGKVDAVELKYFTPSIDGFGLHEWYRFLNNGYRVAAVGGTDKMSAGIPVGGVRTYALLEDDFSFGTWAQAVRDGRTFTTSGPLLDVRVEGKRPGDELKLPSGGGTLTVEAWADSVLPFHELQIVCNGAVVATKTVPDGGKTCRISQEVKLDGSGWIAARCVSSLEVQHYWVVNVAAHTSPVYVVADQQDLFNPSDATYMMTILDGGLTWLDTLATRADAERHTGVRRGFEHAKSHLQGRLHSHGHEH from the coding sequence ATGGTACACGCAAAGCCTCTCGATCTGTCAGCAGTGCGGAATGCCGCGCGCCATGACGACGTATCGTCCTGGGACGGCCCCGTGGCACAGGACTTGGCAAAGCTGCCTGAGGGGGAGCAGGACTTCTGGGGGATTCCCTTCGCTCTAGGCTCTGTGGACGCAACGGAAAGTTGGATTTGCTTGAGTGAAGAGGGTGTCGCCGTTCCAGTCGGTCGCCGTGGCATCACGCACTTTGTCTTTGCGCACTTTTGCGACGCAGAACCGGGCGTGTCATCCCGGCCCGGCATGAGCGGCATGGTATTTAACCCTGGCGAGCAACTTGCCGCGTATACGCTCCGCTACGCCGACGGCGGAGAGCAGGTGCAATCAGTCCGGCGGCGGTTTGAAATCAACTCGACCGTCGCTTGGGGACAAATGGCATTCGCTGCCCGGCCGCAGGGAGGCACGGAACCGGCTGACATCAACGGGCCGTACCCGCGCGGATCTTGGGGACACTGGCAGACGGGCCTCAAAATGCAGCGGGCACGGTCGGCTTCAAACTACTGGATATACGCACTGCCAAACCCCAATCCCGATCGAACCGTTGAGTCGTTGCAGTTGGCGGCAACAAGCGGAGTCTACGTTGTGGTTGCCGGCATTACGCTTTATACGGGAAAGCACCATCCACTGCGCCACAATCAGTTGGAAAGTTTTCGCATTGTGCTTCCAGCGGAAGTGCAGGATGCGTCGCCGGAAGACACAGCGGTGACGGTAGACCTTGGCACCTTGGCGCGCAAGTATGCAGTCCCGGCGTTCGACCCGGAGACGTGGCTCGATGACGAGGCGCCCGGCTTGGGCGAGAAAGCCAGTAATGAAGCAGAGAAGACGCTAATCGTGGACGTAACCGCAAGCCCCGATGCCACGCTGGATGTGGCCGGGCATGCCGTGCCCATGGAGTCCTTGTACAACGCCGGCGAGAGCAAGAGCGGGGACGGCAAGGTCCGGGTGGAGGTGCTTACGCCGGAGCGGACGTGGGTCCACGTGCGTTTGGAAGAAGCAGCAAGCGGCAAGACAACCGCCGCCCGGGTCCACTTTCGTTCGCCGGACGGCCGCTATTTTCCACCTTACGGCCACCGGCATGAAGTAAACGACAACTGGTTTGAAGACTACGCTGGCGATCTCAAGTTGGGATCTACCCAGTACGCCTACGTGGATGGCACCTTTCAGATTGAACTGCCGGTAGGCGATGTCTATGTCGAGATATTCAAGGGCTTTGAATACCAGCCCTTACGCTCTCGTCTCAAGATTGCGCCGGGGCAACGGGAATTAACTCTTAAGCTGGCACGTCCGCTCAATTGGCGCGAGCACGGTTGGGTGACCGCCGATACTCACGTGCACTTCATCTCACCGCAAACCGCCTGGCTGGAAGGTCAGGCCGAGGGTGTGAACCTGATTAATCTTCTCGCCTCTCAGTGGGGCGATTTGTACACCAACGTCGCTGACATTACCGGCGAGGTTTCCGGCGTCAGCAGAGACGACACCGTTGTGTACGTGGGCACCGAAAACCGGCAACACTTGATGGGTCACATCAGCCTGCTGGGCGTCAAAGGCGAACCGGTGTACCCCATGACCACGGCCGGACCGGGTGAGAGCTACATTGGAGACCCAATACTCAGCAGCATGAGCGAATGGGCGGACCGGGCCCGCGAACGCGATGGCCTGGTGGTCATCCCGCACTTCCCAAACCCCTATACTGAAGCAGTAGCGGAGATAGTGCTCGGCAAGGTAGACGCGGTTGAACTCAAGTACTTTACGCCCTCCATCGACGGATTCGGCCTGCATGAATGGTACCGATTCCTCAACAACGGCTACCGGGTGGCGGCTGTGGGAGGCACGGACAAGATGAGCGCCGGAATTCCTGTCGGCGGTGTGCGCACCTACGCGCTGTTGGAGGACGATTTCTCGTTCGGCACATGGGCCCAGGCTGTGCGAGACGGGCGTACATTTACGACCAGCGGCCCGCTCCTGGATGTGCGCGTTGAAGGGAAACGGCCCGGCGATGAGCTCAAGCTGCCGTCCGGCGGAGGCACATTGACGGTTGAGGCGTGGGCGGATTCAGTGTTGCCGTTCCACGAACTGCAAATTGTGTGCAACGGCGCCGTGGTCGCAACCAAGACAGTGCCCGATGGAGGCAAGACCTGCCGCATCAGCCAAGAGGTGAAGCTGGATGGAAGCGGTTGGATTGCGGCGCGTTGTGTCAGCTCGTTGGAAGTTCAACATTACTGGGTAGTGAACGTGGCGGCCCACACGTCCCCAGTGTATGTCGTAGCGGACCAGCAAGATCTCTTCAACCCCAGTGACGCAACGTACATGATGACTATCCTGGATGGCGGACTGACCTGGCTCGACACCTTAGCGACGCGGGCCGACGCCGAACGCCACACGGGCGTGCGCCGGGGCTTTGAGCACGCAAAATCTCACCTCCAGGGGCGTCTGCACTCGCACGGACATGAGCACTAG